The following proteins are co-located in the Lacticaseibacillus paracasei subsp. paracasei genome:
- a CDS encoding NCS2 family permease, with translation MENFFHLKDNKTTPMTEVMAGLTTFFAMSYILFVNPQVLSQTGMPAQAVFLATIIASAVGTLVMGLFANVPYALAPGMGLNAFFTYTVVFALGFSWQEALALVFICGVINILITVTKIRKLIIVAIPETIQHAIGGGIGVFVAYIGIKNAGFLQFTSEASSINTINGQPLKAGALTLKHGVESVVSNGGIVPALVNFTQAGALLALIGLIIMVILNVKKVPGAILIGILLTTIIGIPMGVTNLHLSAANSFSSTFASLQTTFGAAFSAKGMGSLFTSPDKIALSIMTIFAFSFSDIFDTLGTFIGTGRRTGIFSDADERALEQGSGFSSKMDRALFADSIATGVGSIFGTSNVTTYVESAAGIGAGGRTGLTSVVVAGMFLLSSVFAPFIAIVPTQALAPALILVGIMMMSTFKEIEWEDLSQAVPAFMASIVMGFVYNISYGIAAGFIFYCLIKLITGKVKEIHPVLAIVTIGFILNFVILASL, from the coding sequence ATGGAAAACTTTTTTCATTTGAAAGACAATAAGACCACGCCAATGACCGAGGTCATGGCAGGTCTAACCACATTTTTTGCAATGTCATATATTTTATTCGTTAATCCCCAAGTCCTATCACAGACGGGGATGCCGGCACAGGCCGTTTTCTTGGCAACGATCATTGCCAGTGCGGTTGGAACGCTGGTCATGGGTCTTTTCGCTAATGTGCCGTACGCGTTGGCACCAGGCATGGGACTCAATGCTTTCTTCACTTATACGGTTGTTTTCGCGCTGGGATTCAGTTGGCAAGAAGCCTTGGCGCTGGTCTTCATTTGTGGCGTGATCAACATTTTAATCACTGTCACCAAAATTCGGAAATTAATCATTGTCGCGATTCCAGAAACCATTCAGCATGCGATTGGCGGTGGGATCGGGGTCTTCGTGGCTTACATTGGGATCAAGAACGCCGGCTTCTTACAATTTACTTCTGAAGCTTCCAGCATTAACACCATCAACGGCCAACCGTTGAAGGCGGGCGCACTGACGCTCAAACATGGGGTTGAATCGGTTGTTTCCAACGGTGGCATTGTGCCGGCACTGGTTAACTTCACCCAAGCAGGCGCTTTGCTGGCCCTGATTGGTTTGATCATCATGGTTATTCTGAACGTCAAAAAAGTTCCCGGCGCAATTCTGATCGGGATTCTGCTGACGACCATCATTGGGATTCCAATGGGCGTGACCAACTTGCATCTGAGCGCTGCAAATTCCTTTAGCAGCACTTTTGCATCATTGCAGACAACCTTTGGCGCCGCTTTTTCCGCTAAGGGGATGGGATCGTTATTTACCAGCCCAGACAAAATTGCCCTGTCAATCATGACCATTTTTGCTTTCAGTTTCTCCGACATTTTCGACACATTGGGAACCTTCATCGGCACAGGCCGGCGCACCGGGATTTTCTCGGATGCTGACGAACGTGCTCTGGAACAAGGTTCAGGCTTCTCGTCTAAAATGGATCGCGCCCTGTTTGCAGATTCAATTGCGACAGGTGTTGGCTCCATCTTCGGTACCAGTAACGTCACGACCTATGTTGAAAGTGCTGCCGGCATCGGTGCTGGTGGCCGAACTGGGCTGACTTCGGTTGTCGTTGCCGGCATGTTCCTGCTCAGCTCAGTCTTTGCGCCATTCATCGCCATTGTACCGACCCAAGCTTTGGCACCTGCCTTGATCTTGGTCGGGATCATGATGATGAGCACCTTCAAGGAAATCGAATGGGAAGATCTTTCCCAAGCCGTTCCGGCCTTCATGGCATCCATCGTCATGGGCTTTGTCTACAACATCTCATACGGGATCGCGGCAGGCTTCATTTTCTATTGCCTGATCAAGCTGATCACCGGCAAGGTTAAGGAAATCCACCCAGTTTTGGCAATTGTCACAATCGGGTTCATTCTGAACTTCGTGATTCTGGCATCGCTGTAA
- a CDS encoding DsrE family protein, with the protein MTLKTICHLDTTERWSHLASNLDNYLAAEPDADIEVLVNGDGITVFFDQKVAAFIAAHPQVHFFACHNSLQQRHLDETKLPAGVPVVPVGVVKLAQAEAAGYGYIKP; encoded by the coding sequence ATGACACTAAAAACAATTTGTCATTTAGATACAACTGAACGCTGGTCACACCTGGCGTCCAATCTCGACAACTATCTGGCGGCGGAGCCAGATGCAGACATCGAAGTGCTGGTGAATGGTGATGGCATCACCGTCTTTTTTGACCAAAAGGTAGCCGCCTTCATCGCTGCGCATCCTCAGGTTCACTTTTTTGCCTGCCACAATTCCCTACAGCAACGTCACTTGGACGAAACAAAATTACCGGCTGGCGTACCAGTGGTGCCGGTCGGGGTTGTTAAACTGGCACAAGCTGAGGCGGCTGGGTATGGGTACATAAAGCCTTAA